A single region of the Nicotiana sylvestris chromosome 6, ASM39365v2, whole genome shotgun sequence genome encodes:
- the LOC104230663 gene encoding mediator of RNA polymerase II transcription subunit 17, with amino-acid sequence MNGDLEISVDKLPIKRLEFIEEGGAERFPSDIGYDEKTVNLIRRIDFAWAVEREEPKSKKQKKKSSSSSSTSTSSKETSSSNQQPWQWQTLVENLRLAHQELQVIIDLIHTVEANDAVTVAGMTRPKQLPNEHLSDLAVSMATKLQCFRHLGKYFKQSAKALEQQVAREARFYGALIRLQQNWKVKWHRMVAAASGNEGFYIDLFDNSLYDPAVAFRPSSASVVRVEHDPAGMLAVNLPSNSCRTLQFEFLGARAPSGIIKESRTKPKGSFEVSSGETKREKTDDEHVRETHSTLREVHRAIFDEQVFDLVNREAFNPALGVDVTGIQENLLRLSIGQGASLSISLVPSTEDDQAANAVADEHSETAIVPLESVDASELDEGKLDFKKLGFPNRISFEIYLQQIFHEHVFIKAKKRLSSLGKTQTSAPPTKDGPNLLGHFCVSLAHRIFSNKVLAELESLVSRIPYVQLISHPSWHSRRSSWTLSMKVPDSILHAGSLSHSSDYVKNVKSHFRTKVMVRDDCISLEGEGAPNVVGLFKGKPDITCPMNRYDCDLSDLPMILLQQVASQVIRWLHEEALMVGIKANRDFLSLSFELEQGETLCLVAHVDPEDLQGCISWWLVMDDEFSEESKLNMDINNGESETRKFLGYLSLEVLYSTLMDMVSLSSTAGH; translated from the exons ATGAACGGCGATCTCGAAATCTCCGTCGATAAGCTTCCAATCAAGCGTCTAGAATTTATCGAAGAAGGCGGCGCCGAACGCTTCCCTtc GGATATAGGATACGATGAGAAAACGGTGAATTTGATAAGGAGAATTGATTTTGCATGGGCGGTGGAGAGAGAGGAGCCTAAGAGTAAGAAGCAGAAGAAGAAAAGCAGTAGTAGTAGCTCTACCTCTACATCTTCGAAGGAGACAAGCAGTAGCAATCAGCAGCCATGGCAATGGCAGACGTTGGTGGAGAATTTGCGGTTGGCTCATCAAGAGCTTCAAGTCATTATCGATCTCATTCACACT GTGGAGGCAAACGATGCAGTGACAGTGGCTGGCATGACCAGGCCAAAGCAATTGCCTAACGAGCATCTGTCGGACCTTGCTGTCTCCATGGCTACCAAGCTGCAATGCTTCCGT CATTTGGGGAAATATTTTAAGCAGTCTGCTAAAGCATTGGAACAACAAGTTGCTAGAGAAGCAAGATTCTATGGTGCTCTTATCAG ATTGCAGCAAAATTGGAAGGTTAAATGGCATCGGATGGTTGCTGCTGCTTCTGGAAATGAAGGGTTTTACATTGATTTATTTGACAACTCATTATATGATCCGGCAGTTGCATTTCGCCCATCTTCTGCATCTGTGGTGCGTGTTGAGCATGACCCAGCTGGGATGCTGGCAGTGAATTTGCCGTCAAATTCCTGCCGCACTCTTCAATTTGAGTTTCTCGGTGCAAGAGCACCTAGTGGcatcataaaagaaagcagaaCAAAACCAAAGGGCTCTTTTGAGGTTTCTTCTGGAGAAACTAAGAGAGAAAAAACTGATGATGAGCATGTGAGAGAAACTCACTCAACCCTCCGTGAAGTTCATCGAGCAATCTTTGATGAGCAG GTGTTTGATTTGGTTAATCGTGAAGCATTTAATCCAGCTTTGGGTGTTGACGTGACAGGAATACAAGAAAACTTGTTACGTTTAAGCATAGGTCAAGGAGCTTCTCTGTCAATTTCACTTGTGCCATCTACTGAAGATGATCAGGCTGCTAATGCTGTGGCTGATGAGCATTCTGAAACTGCTATTGTGCCTCTTGAATCAGTTGATGCTTCAGAGCTTGATGAAGGGAAACTTGACTTTAAGAAGTTGGGGTTTCCCAATCGAATTAGCTTTGAAATTTATTTGCAACAAATTTTTCATGAACATGTGTTTATAAAAGCCAAAAAGAGATTATCATCTTTGGGTAAAACTCAAACGTCTGCTCCGCCCACGAAAGATGGCCCTAATCTTTTGGGACATTTCTGCGTCTCTCTAGCTCATAGGATCTTCTCAAACAAAGTCCTTGCGGAGCTTGAAAGTCTG GTTAGCAGGATACCATATGTCCAGTTGATATCGCATCCCAGTTGGCATTCTCGAAGATCATCATGGACGCTCTCCATGAAAGTACCTGATTCGATTCTCCACGCAGGAAGCCTGTCTCACTCATCTGACTATGTAAAGAATGTGAAATCTCACTTTCGTACGAAAGTCATGGTACGTGATGATTGCATCAGTCTGGAAGGGGAAGGTGCTCCTAATGTTGTTGGCCTCTTCAAAGGGAAGCCTGATATTACGTGCCCCATGAACAGATATGACTGTGACTTGTCAGATCTTCCAATGATACTGTTGCAGCAG GTTGCCAGCCAGGTGATACGGTGGCTTCACGAGGAAGCTCTTATGGTTGGTATCAAAGCAAACCGGGACTTCTTATCCTTGTCATTTGAGCTAGAGCAAGGCGAAACACTCTGTCTGGTGGCACATGTGGACCCTGAAGATCTTCAAGGATGTATTTCATGGTGGTTGGTGATGGACGACGAATTCTCTGAAGAAAGCAAACTTAATATGGACATCAACAATGGTGAATCAGAAACAAGGAAATTTCTAGGTTACTTATCTTTGGAAGTGTTATACTCGACCTTAATGGATATGGTAAGCCTAAGTAGTACTGCAGGCCATTGA